A single genomic interval of Bacteroidales bacterium harbors:
- a CDS encoding FAD-binding protein, which produces MIQKVTIIISPADAKNDNKIINYLAQQLKINSKRIVFIQLIKRSIDARNAQVKLQLTYLVHIDKFEVIKENEAFIPQKLKKDKSVIIIGSGPAGLFAALRLIMLGIKPIVFEQGNDVHQRKRDIAQMYRINEVNEQSNYCFGEGGAGTFSDGKLYTRSSKRGDIEWFLKLLIQAGASTNIAIDAHPHIGSDKLPAIVENLRKWIIQSGGEVHFASKVNRLIVNNGICKGVEVNGDETIYANAVILATGHSSHDVYKMLDELGVELLPKGFALGVRIEHPQKLINTIQYHDEKYIKYLPAAEYKVVEQVNERGVYSFCMCPGGMVVPASTQKGLTVVNGMSASHRGSPFANSGFVVEIRPEDIAKQATAADMLAFQLAIEKKAYQMVENGLKAPAQRIVDFMQGRVSDHLPTTSYIPGLVSSPMHQWLPIFIVERLKGAFKKLQYRMKGFIDAEAIMIGVESRTSSPVRIPRNLDTYEQLQIKGLYPCGEGAGYAGGITSSAFDGVAVAEVIAQKW; this is translated from the coding sequence TTGATTCAAAAAGTTACCATAATTATTTCGCCCGCTGATGCTAAAAACGATAATAAAATAATAAATTATTTAGCTCAGCAATTGAAAATAAATTCTAAACGAATTGTTTTTATACAATTGATTAAGCGTTCGATTGATGCTCGCAATGCACAGGTAAAATTACAGTTAACCTATTTAGTTCATATCGATAAGTTTGAGGTCATAAAAGAAAATGAAGCTTTTATACCTCAAAAATTAAAAAAAGATAAATCGGTTATAATAATAGGCTCGGGACCTGCTGGTTTGTTTGCTGCTTTGCGTTTAATTATGTTAGGAATTAAGCCCATTGTTTTTGAACAAGGAAACGATGTGCATCAACGCAAACGCGATATTGCTCAAATGTATCGGATCAATGAAGTAAATGAGCAATCGAATTATTGTTTTGGTGAGGGTGGAGCTGGGACTTTTTCAGATGGAAAGCTTTATACTCGTTCGTCAAAGCGTGGAGATATTGAATGGTTTTTAAAATTGTTGATACAAGCTGGTGCTTCGACTAATATTGCTATCGATGCTCATCCACATATTGGTAGTGATAAATTGCCGGCAATTGTAGAAAATCTTCGCAAATGGATAATACAATCGGGTGGGGAAGTACATTTTGCCTCAAAAGTTAATCGACTCATTGTTAATAATGGTATTTGCAAGGGTGTTGAAGTTAATGGTGATGAAACTATTTATGCCAATGCTGTTATACTAGCAACGGGGCATTCGTCGCATGACGTATATAAAATGCTTGATGAATTAGGAGTTGAGCTTTTGCCAAAAGGTTTTGCTTTAGGGGTTCGTATTGAACATCCACAAAAATTGATAAATACGATTCAATATCATGATGAAAAATATATAAAGTATTTACCTGCTGCAGAATATAAAGTTGTAGAACAGGTAAATGAGCGAGGCGTTTATTCTTTTTGTATGTGCCCAGGGGGTATGGTTGTTCCTGCTTCAACTCAAAAAGGGTTGACGGTAGTAAATGGAATGTCGGCTTCGCATAGAGGTTCGCCATTTGCTAATAGCGGTTTTGTTGTAGAAATACGTCCAGAAGATATTGCTAAACAGGCTACTGCGGCTGATATGTTAGCATTTCAGTTGGCAATTGAAAAAAAAGCTTATCAAATGGTTGAAAATGGCTTAAAAGCCCCAGCACAGCGAATAGTCGATTTTATGCAAGGCAGAGTATCTGATCATTTGCCGACTACATCGTATATTCCGGGTCTAGTTTCATCGCCTATGCACCAATGGCTCCCTATTTTTATAGTAGAACGATTAAAGGGAGCATTCAAGAAATTGCAATACCGAATGAAAGGATTTATTGATGCTGAAGCTATTATGATTGGTGTAGAAAGTCGTACCAGTTCGCCTGTTCGTATTCCACGAAATCTTGATACTTATGAACAATTGCAAATAAAAGGCTTATACCCTTGTGGCGAAGGAGCCGGTTATGCAGGAGGAATTACGTCGTCTGCTTTTGATGGGGTAGCTGTTGCTGAAGTTATTGCACAAAAATGGTGA